ATTTGAAATGTTCCCCAATTCTTTCAGCAGAATATTCAGTGGAATCTATGCTATTATTGTGAACCTTTCTTGACTTTGATGAATCAATCCTTTATAATGGAAAGTTATTTTTATCCTAAAACCAgttaaaaattacctttttgcCCAATTCTGTGAGAATGCCAGGAGGGCATGACGAAGAAGAAATATTATGTGCATTGGTAGGTCTGCATTAGCACCGGAATTGAACCCTATTCATCTACACACTTATTAGAaacaatttctgtattttcagagaACTTAATTTTTGCTGAAATATGCTTTTGCACCATcacttagcttttttttttctgtaggagCTTCAGAGTTTGACAAAATTCTgttaagaacattttaaaagaaagagctACCCCAGCAAGGGATGATGATGGAAAAATGTGCTTGAAATTGTTATTATGGGACGTTCTCCTCTAAGGAGAGCAGAGATGTGAAGACAATTTTTTCATGCCTTGTTCCACTGGCCTAGCCAATAGTTTTACTCATCTACTCTACTGCAATGTGTAACATTTGCAAAAAAATGTAATACTTGTTTAGAAACAGTGGAAAATATTCCAGTGTGGAAAAATTATTCTAGGTTTCAGAGACCCATATGAACTGGAACTTGTTTCCCATGCTTTAATGGTGATGAAATGGAGAGCTGCAACCTTTCTCATGTGAACTCTTGCactgatgttaaaaaaataaccaccggtaaaaatctgtatttagcTGAGGGAATATAGAACGTTTCCTCAAGGAAAGCTGTGAAACAGAGAAGCTTGACAAACAACTCTTGTTAGGAACTGGTAGGGAAGAATAGTTtagctttcttttatttttcccaatcACTTTGTAGTGACTGATGATTTCTATGAGTGTTTGAGATATTGCTCTTTTTAGCAGATTTTCACTTTCTTGCAGGTTGGAAAATGAAGTCATGTATTCTCACTCTACAAACCCAGTCACTGGTCTTTCACTATTTCCTACGCATACAACTTAAATTCTGAAGCACTACTTATTATTTCCTTCTAAAACTCCCAAATAAATTGCTTTGTCTGCAGTGCAGGCTTTGTCTGCATTCCAGTCCTATTTGCATGAGgacttgaaaataaaactggCTCTTGGGGAGGAAATTGTTCCAGATGGATACAATTGCCTGACAAAAACTTCCTGGCTCcacagtgtttttccttttctgtggctttttttttcgtccactgctttgtttctttgtctcAGAATTTATTTGTGTTACAAAGCAGTGAGCAGAACTGTATTACACAAATATtgtaaaatgtaataaaatctCAGCTTTGCGTGTTCTGCTTCCTTTATGTtagtatttcttctttcctttaagCAGGACAAAAATGTGCTCACATCTGGCATCACGAATATGAGGAACACAAACATAAACACATTATGTAGGCAGTCACAAGTCTGTCAAAAATCTTATTTCCCAGTATCTTTCTACTGTTAGTGACCTAAGATTTCAATGTGGTTATCACACTCTTCTATATTGTACAATGTGCATTCATTACAATAGTTTAAAATAAGATAGTATAGCATGAATTTTTTATTGGAACAGACCTCTTTAATGAAATGACATCTGTTAAATCAGCCTCCTAAACAATTCAGtcatttttatctctttagAGCTCTCTCTGTTCAGGAAGAAAGCTTaaagttttctggttttattgaCACTGCCCCTCAGGAAGTATGTGGGGCCCCTCAGGAAGTATGCAACAGCTCAAACTGAACTGAAAGATGGATTGTATTTTGCAAGGCTGCACTTTGCCAAAACACTGTTTACATGAAACCAATGGTTTTAACATATCTGACATTAGGATCGTTCACGGATAAATCATGGCAGCAATACAATTTGCATAATGCtctttatttataatttttcttacCTGGGACTGTGCTTGAAGTGTTCGTCTTAGTTCATCACTCTCTGAAAAGGGCATGGAGCTTTTGCCACAGGCTACCATGTGTAGCTCTCCAAAGCACTTTTCAGATTTTCTGTTGCAAACCACGTTTAAGTAGGCAGGAGTGTCCAAGCCACTCATGGCACATTCGTAAAAAGTCCCATTGAGCAAAGCCACAGAAAGCCACATCACTGGGGCGACCAGGGCATTTAAAGTGATTTGTCCAAAGACGTAAAAGAAATGGCAGACATTCCCTCTCGGGAATATTTTCCTGGGATTCACCCAGCAGCCTGTAAAGAGTTTCCAGGTCTTGTTGTTCAAGAAGTATCCAATAACTAGCAAAACAAGAGCTGGGGAGAAGAGAAATACCAAACCGTACCTGAGGTTTTCACCGCTGCAAGGGCATCTGAAAGCAACAAGAGAAAACACACGTTCACCTCCCATTGTCAGCAGTGCCATAAAACTGTAACCTATAGCAGTTTTCCGGTCGATGAAGAACTTTAGGACTGTTTGGAAACCATCCATGTCTGATACTCACTAAGGAGGTAAAAACCAAGACA
This DNA window, taken from Pseudopipra pipra isolate bDixPip1 chromosome 3, bDixPip1.hap1, whole genome shotgun sequence, encodes the following:
- the LOC135411725 gene encoding calcium homeostasis modulator protein 5-like isoform X1 encodes the protein MDGFQTVLKFFIDRKTAIGYSFMALLTMGGERVFSLVAFRCPCSGENLRYGLVFLFSPALVLLVIGYFLNNKTWKLFTGCWVNPRKIFPRGNVCHFFYVFGQITLNALVAPVMWLSVALLNGTFYECAMSGLDTPAYLNVVCNRKSEKCFGELHMVACGKSSMPFSESDELRRTLQAQSQVAGWLLIAVVVITVFLSYCLASCFSPLSFLHLRYWSSYVHNEQELFDEATEQHSRLYAMQHVRKFFGFVPGSENVKEIRIPSLKEWQAISGLAFLKQVDEEHYDYSLLHDWALKERANGKYLKTDEDPLIKTQL
- the LOC135411725 gene encoding calcium homeostasis modulator protein 5-like isoform X2, with product MDGFQTVLKFFIDRKTAIGYSFMALLTMGGERVFSLVAFRCPCSGENLRYGLVFLFSPALVLLVIGYFLNNKTWKLFTGCWVNPRKIFPRGNVCHFFYVFGQITLNALVAPVMWLSVALLNGTFYECAMSGLDTPAYLNVVCNRKSEKCFGELHMVACGKSSMPFSESDELRRTLQAQSQILGWCVIVTTALLSLLATCCASCQSKVSHLQQMFGRVYEGTEKEQLEHIFQLYATKLSERNLKCFFENKEPEPISLPAFQAWEDASQLYSFSSSKQHYSTIHKLVEEGQKGTSEERETTLDFVERREIP